Proteins encoded in a region of the Variovorax sp. PAMC 28711 genome:
- a CDS encoding galactose oxidase-like domain-containing protein, whose amino-acid sequence MKAAVLASPQADSKLAATTVSFDWLATGADEYRLTVNASGATVPLYDGKTTDTRVSVATLPVDGSAITVQLQTRVKDAWLDPVSYTFTAAGYTAAQSTAAKQPWSEVIDLPLVPASAANLPDGKILIWSARAPTYFGANEGTATYTSVFDPVAKKATAATTTNPGQEMFCEGLSMLADGAIMVSGGSDAGKTSIYDSTTAKWTQSAMLNVPRAYNASTTMSDGSVFTVGGSWNGGLGGKVGEVWSVTNKTWRTLPGVPSNMPDASNVADPPLNGPDAAGFYRADNHMWLFGQADGWVFQAGPSAAMHWIDTRGAGKIVQAGLRGDDAYAMTGSAVMYDTGKILKAGGAPNHDSGQAFKSAYIVDINAGPPKPATVRKVAPMAYGRTFLNSVVLPNGEVIVVGGQTQPVGFSDAYGVLAAELWNPVTETFVTLPPMQKARNYHSIALLLMDGRVMSGGGGLCGCAGDHPDAEIYTPPYLLAPDGSPAPRPALTDAPARATWGDTIAVKTDRAVARFSLVRMASTTHSVNTDQRRIPVSFTGSAGDYALSIPTDRGMLLTGNYMLFALDAKGVPSVARTISIR is encoded by the coding sequence GTGAAGGCCGCCGTCCTCGCGAGCCCGCAGGCCGACAGCAAGCTCGCCGCGACCACCGTGTCGTTCGATTGGCTGGCCACCGGCGCGGATGAATACCGGCTGACGGTCAATGCATCCGGCGCCACGGTGCCGCTCTACGACGGCAAGACCACCGACACCCGTGTGAGCGTGGCGACACTGCCCGTCGATGGCAGTGCGATCACGGTGCAATTGCAAACCCGCGTGAAAGACGCGTGGCTCGATCCGGTCAGCTACACCTTTACCGCCGCCGGCTACACCGCCGCGCAGTCCACCGCCGCCAAACAGCCGTGGAGCGAAGTCATCGACCTGCCGCTGGTGCCCGCCTCCGCCGCCAACCTGCCCGACGGCAAGATCCTGATCTGGTCGGCCCGTGCGCCCACCTATTTCGGTGCGAACGAAGGCACTGCCACGTACACCTCGGTCTTCGATCCGGTCGCGAAAAAAGCGACGGCGGCTACGACGACCAATCCCGGCCAGGAGATGTTCTGCGAAGGTCTCAGCATGCTGGCGGACGGCGCCATCATGGTGTCGGGCGGCAGCGATGCGGGCAAGACGTCCATCTACGACAGCACCACCGCCAAATGGACGCAAAGCGCGATGCTGAACGTGCCGAGGGCCTACAACGCCAGCACCACGATGTCCGATGGCTCGGTGTTCACGGTCGGCGGGTCGTGGAACGGTGGCCTCGGCGGCAAGGTGGGCGAGGTCTGGTCGGTCACCAACAAGACTTGGCGCACGCTGCCCGGCGTGCCGTCGAACATGCCCGACGCCAGCAACGTGGCCGACCCGCCGCTCAATGGCCCCGACGCGGCCGGCTTCTACCGCGCCGACAACCACATGTGGTTGTTCGGCCAGGCGGACGGCTGGGTGTTCCAGGCGGGCCCGAGCGCCGCGATGCACTGGATCGACACGCGCGGCGCCGGCAAGATCGTCCAGGCGGGCCTGCGCGGCGACGATGCCTATGCCATGACAGGCAGCGCCGTGATGTACGACACCGGCAAGATTCTCAAGGCGGGTGGCGCACCGAACCATGACTCGGGTCAGGCCTTCAAGAGCGCCTACATCGTCGACATCAACGCCGGCCCGCCGAAGCCCGCGACAGTCCGCAAGGTCGCACCGATGGCGTATGGCCGCACGTTCCTGAACAGCGTCGTGCTGCCCAACGGCGAGGTGATCGTCGTCGGCGGACAGACGCAGCCGGTCGGCTTCTCCGACGCCTACGGCGTGCTCGCGGCCGAGCTCTGGAACCCGGTCACCGAGACCTTTGTCACGCTGCCGCCGATGCAAAAGGCGCGCAACTACCACAGCATCGCGCTGCTGCTGATGGACGGCCGCGTGATGTCGGGCGGGGGTGGCCTGTGCGGCTGTGCCGGCGACCACCCCGATGCCGAGATCTACACCCCGCCCTACCTGCTCGCACCCGACGGCTCGCCCGCGCCGCGCCCGGCGCTCACCGATGCACCCGCCAGGGCGACATGGGGCGACACCATCGCGGTCAAGACCGATCGCGCCGTGGCCCGCTTCTCGCTGGTGCGCATGGCCTCGACGACGCACTCGGTCAACACCGACCAGCGCCGCATCCCGGTGAGCTTCACCGGCAGCGCGGGCGACTACGCGCTGTCGATCCCGACCGATCGCGGGATGCTGCTGACCGGCAACTACATGCTCTTCGCGCTCGACGCCAAGGGCGTGCCGAGCGTGGCGCGGACGATCAGCATCCGCTAG
- a CDS encoding glutamate-5-semialdehyde dehydrogenase, translated as MNAFNVHEHMQALGLQAKTAAALMAKADAATKTRALKALARRVRDAGPALDAANRRDVERATAAGLSAPMVDRLKLTPKVLATVAEGCDQLAAMPDVIGEIIGMRQQPSGIRVGQMRVPIGVFGMIYESRPNVTIEAASLAIKSGNAAILRGGSEAIESNKALAALVGAALDEAGLPRDAVQLVQTTDREAVGQLITMPQFVDVIIPRGGKGLIERISRDAKVPVIKHLDGNCHVYVDDSAELDMAQRIVDNAKTQKYSPCNAAEGLLVTASVAAAFLPQIGAVFAAKGVEMRCDATAAAVLRGAGFAVVDAVESDWSEEYLAAVISIKVVAGVDEAIAHINHYSSHHTDAIVTRDHVNAQRFLREVDSASVLVNASTRFADGFEFGLGAEIGISTDKFHARGPVGIEGLTSLKYVVLGQGEVRT; from the coding sequence ATGAACGCGTTCAATGTCCATGAGCACATGCAAGCCTTGGGTTTGCAGGCAAAAACGGCGGCAGCCCTGATGGCGAAGGCCGACGCCGCTACCAAAACGAGAGCCCTGAAAGCGCTGGCGCGGCGGGTGCGCGACGCCGGGCCGGCGCTCGACGCGGCCAATCGTCGCGACGTCGAGCGCGCCACGGCGGCCGGCCTGTCGGCGCCGATGGTCGATCGCTTGAAGCTCACCCCGAAAGTGCTGGCCACCGTGGCCGAGGGCTGCGACCAGCTGGCCGCCATGCCCGACGTGATCGGCGAAATCATCGGCATGCGCCAGCAGCCGAGCGGCATCCGCGTCGGCCAGATGCGCGTGCCGATCGGCGTCTTCGGCATGATCTACGAGAGCCGTCCCAACGTCACGATCGAGGCCGCCAGCCTGGCGATCAAGAGCGGCAACGCGGCCATCCTGCGCGGCGGCTCCGAAGCCATCGAGTCGAACAAGGCGTTGGCCGCGCTGGTCGGCGCCGCGCTGGACGAGGCCGGCCTGCCGCGCGATGCCGTGCAGCTCGTGCAAACCACCGACCGCGAAGCCGTCGGCCAGCTCATCACGATGCCGCAGTTTGTCGACGTGATCATTCCGCGCGGCGGCAAGGGGCTGATCGAGCGCATCAGCCGCGACGCGAAGGTGCCCGTCATCAAGCATCTGGACGGCAACTGCCACGTCTACGTCGACGACAGCGCCGAACTCGACATGGCGCAGAGGATCGTCGACAACGCCAAGACGCAGAAGTACAGCCCCTGCAATGCCGCCGAAGGGCTGCTCGTGACGGCGTCAGTCGCCGCCGCGTTCCTGCCGCAGATCGGGGCCGTCTTCGCAGCAAAGGGTGTCGAGATGCGTTGCGACGCGACGGCCGCGGCCGTGTTGCGCGGTGCCGGCTTCGCGGTGGTCGACGCGGTCGAATCGGACTGGTCCGAGGAATACCTGGCGGCCGTCATCAGCATCAAGGTGGTGGCCGGCGTGGACGAGGCGATCGCGCACATCAACCACTATTCGAGCCACCACACCGACGCCATCGTCACGCGCGACCATGTCAACGCCCAGCGTTTCCTGCGCGAGGTCGATTCGGCCAGCGTGTTGGTCAATGCGAGCACCCGCTTCGCGGACGGCTTCGAATTCGGACTCGGCGCGGAAATCGGCATCAGCACCGACAAGTTTCATGCGCGCGGGCCGGTAGGCATCGAGGGCCTGACCTCGCTCAAATACGTGGTGTTGGGCCAGGGCGAAGTACGCACCTGA
- the gshA gene encoding glutamate--cysteine ligase, which translates to MVPHLVTALTGPINELEQRVLDSMPAIERWFRLEWMEHTPPFYTSVDVRNAGFKLAPVDTKLFPGGWNFLTPAMLPLAVQAAQAAIEKICPEARNLLVIPENHSRNTFYLANVAQLVHIFQMAGLNVRVGSIDPAIKSPKTIELPNGGTVCLEPVVRTKRRLGLKNFDPCTILLNNDLAAGTPGILEDLHEQYLLPPLHAGSSVRRKSNHLHGYEELSKRFGKLLGIDPWLINPMHSKADGVNFAEGMGLDVLTSHVDAMLTKVRRKYKEYGINEKPFVIVKGDASGSGMGVMTVRDVKDLDALGKKPKGKMSSTRTGLEINEVIVQEGVLTNERVHNGVAEPVVYMMDRYVVGGFYRVHAERSPDESLASPGASFVPLAFSESAHLPQPGAKPGASAPNRFYMYGVVGRLAMVAASYEMEATNPDAEVYE; encoded by the coding sequence ATGGTTCCGCATCTCGTCACCGCCCTGACCGGCCCGATCAATGAGCTCGAACAACGCGTGCTCGACTCGATGCCCGCCATCGAACGCTGGTTCCGGCTCGAGTGGATGGAGCACACGCCGCCGTTCTATACCTCAGTGGATGTGCGCAACGCCGGCTTCAAGCTGGCCCCCGTCGATACCAAGCTCTTTCCCGGCGGCTGGAATTTCCTGACCCCGGCCATGCTGCCGCTCGCGGTGCAGGCCGCCCAGGCGGCGATCGAGAAGATCTGTCCCGAAGCACGCAACCTGCTGGTCATCCCCGAAAACCACTCGCGCAACACCTTCTATCTGGCGAACGTCGCGCAACTGGTGCACATCTTCCAGATGGCCGGGCTGAACGTGCGGGTCGGCTCGATCGACCCGGCGATCAAGTCACCCAAGACGATCGAATTGCCGAACGGCGGCACCGTGTGTCTGGAGCCCGTGGTGCGGACCAAGCGGCGCCTCGGGCTCAAGAATTTCGATCCCTGCACGATCCTGCTGAACAACGATCTGGCGGCCGGCACGCCGGGCATCCTGGAAGACCTGCACGAGCAATACCTGCTGCCGCCGCTGCACGCGGGCAGTTCGGTGCGCCGCAAGAGCAATCACCTGCACGGCTACGAAGAGTTGTCCAAGCGCTTCGGCAAGCTGCTGGGCATCGATCCGTGGCTGATCAACCCGATGCATTCCAAAGCCGACGGCGTGAACTTCGCCGAGGGCATGGGGCTCGACGTGCTCACCAGCCATGTCGACGCGATGCTCACCAAGGTGCGCCGCAAGTACAAGGAATACGGAATCAACGAGAAGCCCTTCGTCATTGTCAAGGGCGATGCGAGCGGCTCCGGTATGGGCGTGATGACGGTGCGCGACGTGAAAGACCTCGACGCGCTGGGCAAGAAGCCCAAGGGCAAGATGAGCAGTACCCGCACCGGCCTCGAAATCAACGAGGTGATCGTGCAGGAGGGCGTGCTCACCAACGAGCGGGTGCACAACGGCGTGGCCGAACCGGTCGTCTACATGATGGACCGCTACGTGGTCGGCGGGTTCTACCGCGTGCACGCCGAACGCAGCCCCGACGAAAGCCTGGCGTCGCCGGGTGCGAGCTTCGTGCCATTGGCTTTTTCGGAGAGTGCGCACTTGCCTCAGCCGGGCGCCAAGCCGGGTGCGAGCGCGCCGAACCGCTTCTACATGTACGGCGTGGTCGGCCGCCTGGCGATGGTCGCGGCCAGCTACGAAATGGAAGCGACCAACCCCGACGCAGAAGTCTACGAGTGA